In the Euphorbia lathyris chromosome 5, ddEupLath1.1, whole genome shotgun sequence genome, one interval contains:
- the LOC136230537 gene encoding 26S proteasome non-ATPase regulatory subunit 2 homolog A-like, with protein MAPQTNNNASGSGTSKEEATVKAPSKGLKKDDKKNADLSDEDIALKQQLELYVERIQDPDPGLQKVALESMRQGLRSATSSMTVPKPLKFLRPHYGTLKAYYDTMVESEQKKYLADILSVLALTMSAEGERESLKYRLLGSETEGGIGSWGHEYVRNLAGECAQEYAKRLNEETEIDDLMDLVKDIVEFYMKHNAEPEAVDLLMEVEYLEILIDHVDKTNFRRTCLYLTSAARYRPGIDDMVLLDIAYMTYLKYDEYSNALQIALFFDNMQYVGQVFTDCDDLLRKKQFCYIVARHGITFELDDLMVEEDEDRFLLQDIINNTKLSEGYLTLARDIEVMEPKSPEDIYKAHLLEGRASAGVSVDSARQNLAATFVNAFVNAGFGQDKLMTVPSESSSGGSSGNWLFKNKEHGKASAAASLGMILLWDIDSGLAQIDKYFHSNDNHVIAGALLGAGIVNCSIKTDCDPVLALLNNYIDKEDSSIRIGAIMGLGIAYAGSRNWQICRRLSRILKDAKSPLDVVAFTAISLGLIYVGSCNGGVAQTIIFALMCRRESELQEPLTRFLPLGLGLLYLGKQESIEAIAEVSKRFNDKIRKYCDMTLLSCAYAGTGNVLEVQNFFRHCTQHLEKGETHQGPAVLGIAMVAMAEELGVEMAIRSMGHLLQYGEQNIRSAVPLALGLLCISNPKVDVMNTLSRLSHDRDAEVVMAAVMSLGLIGAGTNNARIARMLRNLSSYHYKYPSLLFCVRIAQGLLYLGKGLLTLNPYHSDRFLLSPTALAGLVIMLHACLDMKAIILGKYHFVLYFLVLAMQPRMLLTVDENLKPLPIPVRVGKAVDVVGQAGRPKTITGFQTHLTPVILGAGERAELATEKYIPLSPILEGFVILRDNPDYREDN; from the exons ATGGCTCCCCAAACTAACAACAATGCTAGCGGCAGTGGCACCTCAAAGGAGGAGGCGACGGTGAAGGCGCCGTCTAAGGGCCTAAAGAAGGACGACAAGAAGAATGCGGATTTG TCAGATGAGGACATCGCATTGAAGCAGCAGTTGGAGTTGTACGTGGAAAGGATTCAGGATCCTGATCCTGGATTGCAGAAGGTTGCTCTAGAGAGTATGAG GCAGGGACTTCGAAGTGCTACAAGCTCAATGACAGTTCCAAAGCCGTTGAAATTTCTTCGGCCACATTATGGAACTCTAAAGGCATATTATGATACAATGGTTGAATCAGAACAGAAG AAATACTTGGCGGATATACTGTCTGTTTTGGCATTAACCATGTCTGCTGAGGGAGAAAGG GAGAGTTTGAAGTACCGACTACTAGGCTCTGAAACTGAAGGTGGCATTGGATCCTGGGGCCACGAATATGTCAG GAACTTGGCTGGAGAATGTGCCCAAGAGTATGCAAAACGACTG AATGAGGAAACTGAAATTGATGATCTAATGGACCTTGTCAAGGACATTGTTGAATTTTATATGAAG CATAACGCTGAACCTGAAGCGGTTGACCTTTTAATGGAG GTGGAGTACCTTGAGATTTTGATTGATCATGTTGACAAGACAAATTTCAGGAGGACCTGCCTATACCTCACGAGTGCTGCAAG ATATCGTCCTGGCATAGATGATATGGTACTTCTTGATATTGCGTACATGACATATCTGAAATATGACGAATATTCAAATGCCCTTCAGATTGCGCTGTTCTTTGATAACATGCAG TATGTGGGGCAAGTTTTTACAGATTGTGATGACTTGCTGCGAAAGAAGCAGTTCTGTTACATCGTTGCCAGGCAT GGTATTACTTTCGAGCTTGATGATTTAATGGTTGAAGAGGATGAGGATAGATTTCTATTGCAGGATATCATCAACAACACAAAGTTAAGTGAAGGTTATCTAACCCTTGCTCGGGATATTGAAGTCATGGAGCCCAAATCTCCTGAAGATATCTATAAG GCGCATTTGCTTGAGGGTCGGGCTAGTGCTGGTGTTAGTGTTGATTCTGCTAGACAGAATTTGGCAGCTACATTTGTCAATGCATTTGTAAATGCTGGATTTGGCCAG GATAAGTTGATGACCGTTCCATCCGAATCTTCTAGTGGTGGTTCATCCGGAAATTGGCTTTTTAAGAACAAAGAACATGGAAAGGCCAGCGCTGCTGCAAGTCTG GGTATGATCTTACTGTGGGATATTGACTCTGGACTTGCTCAAATTGATAAATATTTCCATAGCAATGACAACCATGTTATAGCTGGTGCCCTACTAGGGGCTGGAATTGTCAACTGTAGTATAAAAACTGATTGTGATCCG GTACTTGCTCTTCTGAATAATTACATAGATAAAGAAGACTCATCCATCCGAATCGGGGCAATAATGGGTCTTGGAATTGCATATGCTGGTTCTCGGAATTGGCAG ATATGCAGGAGGTTGTCTCGTATACTCAAGGATGCAAAAAGCCCCCTTGATGTAGTTGCATTCACAGCAATCTCTTTGGGCCTGATTTATGTGGGATCCTGCAACGGAGGAGTAGCACAAACTATTATATTTGCACTAATGTGCCGAAGGGAGTCAGAATTGCAGGAGCCTCTTACTCGATTCTTGCCTCTTGGCTTGGGTCTTCTATACCTTGGGAAACAG GAAAGTATAGAGGCAATAGCAGAAGTTTCAAAAAGATTCAATGATAAAATAAGAAAGTATTGTGATATGACACTGCTGTCATGTGCCTATGCAGGGACCGGAAATGTTCTCGAG GTTCAAAATTTTTTTCGTCATTGCACTCAACATCTTGAGAAAGGTGAAACACATCAAGGACCAGCTGTGCTTGGAATTGCAATGGTGGCAATGGCTGAGGAATTGGGGGTTGAAATGGCAATTCGATCAATGGGACATCTCTTACAGTATGGGGAACAGAATATCCGTAGTGCGGTTCCTTTAGCTCTTGGTCTCCTGTGCATATCGAATCCAAAG GTTGATGTTATGAACACGTTGAGCAGACTTAGCCACGATAGAGATGCCGAAGTTGTAATG GCTGCAGTTATGTCCTTAGGTTTGATAGGTGCAGGAACCAATAATGCTCGAATCGCTCGAATGCTTCGGAACCTTTCAAGCTATCACTACAAATATCCCAGCCTTCTTTTCTGT GTGCGAATTGCTCAAGGTCTTCTATATTTGGGGAAAGGCTTGTTAACTCTTAATCCATATCATTCTGATCGTTTCTTGCTATCACC GACGGCTCTTGCTGGTCTGGTAATTATGCTTCATGCATGTCTTGATATGAAAGCTATCATCTTGGGGAAATATCATTTTGTTCTCTACTTCCTAGTCTTAGCAATGCAA CCACGGATGTTGTTGACTGTGGATGAGAATCTTAAACCTTTACCGATACCAGTTCGTGTCGGAAAAGCTGTTGATGTAGTCGGTCAGGCAGGTCGACCCAAGACTATCACTGGTTTTCAGACCCACTTAACACCAGTAATTTTGGGTGCTGGTGAACGAGCCGAGCTGGCTACAGAGAA GTACATTCCTCTTTCGCCCATTCTTGAAGGCTTTGTCATCTTGAGAGACAATCCAGATTACAGGGAAGATAATTAG